The Streptomyces sp. NBC_00306 sequence CCGACTGGCTCCAGTCCCTCGGCGCGATCCCCAACGAGTATCTGCACTACTACTACTTCAACCGTGAGGCGGTGCGCGCCTACCAGGAGGCGAAGCAGACCCGCGGTGCGTTCCTGCACGAGCAACAGGCCCGTTTCTACGCGGAGATGGAGCGCCCGGACGCCCCGGCGCTGGAGACCTGGGACCGTACGCGCGCCGAACGCGAGGCCACGTACATGGCGCACAACCGCGAGGCCGCCGGGGCCGGTGAGCGGGACGCGAGCGATCTCGAGTCGGGCGGCTACGAGCAGGTGGCGCTCGCCCTGATGCGGGCCATCGCGCACAACCAGCGCACCACGCTGATCCTCAACGTGCGCAACCGGACGACCCTGTCGGTGCTGGACGCGGACGCCGTCGTCGAAGTCCCCTGCTTCGTCGACGCGAACGGTGCGCATCCGGTCTCGGTCAGTCCACTGCCCGCCCACGCCACGGGTCTTGTCCTCGCCGTCAAGGCCGTGGAACGTGAAGTGCTGGCCGCGGCCGGCAGCGGATCACGGGCGGCCGCCGTCAAGGCGTTCGCCCTCCATCCCCTGGTCGACTCCGTGACCGTCGCCCGCCGTCTCGTCGACGGATACACCGGCGCCCATCCCGCACTCGCGTATCTGACGTAGGAGCCGTACATGCACGACGAACGCCGCCGTATCGAGGAACGTGTCGAGCGGATCCTGGAGCAGCGCATCCGGCCCGCCGTCCATACCGACGCGGTGCCCTTCGTGATCGAGGCCTGGGAGGCGCCGGGCGAGCCGGTGCCGTTCGAGGAGGCCGCGGCCCAGTCGTACGAACCGTTCGTGACGGGCACACCGTGGGGTCCGCCCTGGGGCACCACGTGGTTCCGGGTGCGCGGCGAGGTCCCGGCCCGGTGGGCCGGCCGCCGGGTCGAGTCCGTCTTCGACCTGGGCTTCGTCGGCGACTGGCCGGGCAACCAGGCGGAAGCGCTGGTGCACACGGTGGACGGCACCCCGCTGAAGGCGGTCAACCCGCAGAACCAGTACGTCCCGGTCGCGCACCCGGCCGCCGGCGGCGAACGGGTCGACTACCTCATCGAGGCCGCCTCCAACCCTGACATCCTGGCGAACGACTTCCGCGGCCCGACCCCGCTCGGCGATCCGGCCACCGCGGGCCGTGCGCCGCTCTACACCTTCGCCCGCGCGGACCTCGCCGTACTCGACGAGAACGTCTGGCACCTCTCCCTCGATCTCCAGGTGCTGCGCGAGCTGATGCTGGAGCTCGGCGACCACGAACCACGTCGCCACGAGATCATGCACGCCCTCGACCGCGCGCTCGACGCACTGGACCTGGACGACATCCCGGGCTCGTCGGCGGACGTACGGGAGCTGTTGCGGCCGGTCCTCGCGCGACCGGCACACGCGAGCGCGCACACGATGTCGGCGGTCGGTCACGCCCATATCGACAGCGCCTGGCTGTGGCCGATCCGCGAGACCAAGCGCAAGGCGTCGCGCACGTTCTCCAATGTGACGGCGCTGGCGGAGGAGTACGAGGAGTTCGTCTTCGCCTGCTCCCAGGCACAGCAGTACGCCTGGGTGCGCGAGAACTACCCGCGAGTGTGGGAGCGCATCAAGAAGGCCGTCGCCGACGGGCAGTGGGCTCCGGTCGGCGGCATGTGGGTGGAGTCGGACGGCAATCTGCCCGGCGGTGAGGCCATCGCACGCCAACTCGTGCACGGCAAGCGGTTCTTCATGGAGCACTTCGGCATCGAGACCAAGGGCGTGTGGCTGCCGGACTCGTTCGGCTACAACGCGGCCTATCCCCAGCTCGCGAAGCTCGCCGGCAACGAGTGGTTCCTCACCCAGAAGCTGTCGTGGAACCAGACCAACAAGCTGCCCCACCACACCTTCTGGTGGGAGGGCATCGACGGTTCGCGGATCTTCACGCACTTCCCGCCGGTGGACACCTACAACGCCGAGTTCTCCGGCAAGGAGATGGCCCACGCTGTCCGCAACTACCAGGACAAGGGCGGCGGTACACGCTCGCTCGCGCCGTTCGGGCACGGCGACGGCGGTGGCGGCCCCACCCGGGAGATGATGGAGCGCGCCCGGCGGCTCGCCGACCTCGAGGGTTCGGCCAAGGTGCGCGTCGAGCACCCGGACGCCTTCTTCGAGGCGGCCCGGGCCGAGTACCCCGACGCGCCGGTGTGGTCGGGCGAGCTCTATCTGGAGCTGCACCGCGCCACGTACACCTCGCAGGCCCGCACCAAGCAGGGCAACCGGCGCAGTGAACACCGGCTGCGCGAGGCGGAGCTGTGGGCGACGGCCGCCGCCCTGCGGGTCCCCGGCTACGACTATCCCCACGAGTGGCTGGACCGGCTGTGGAAGACGGTCCTGCTGCACCAGTTCCACGACATCCTGCCCGGCTCGTCGATCGCCTGGGTGCACCGCGAGGCGGAAGCGGAGTACGCGCGGGTCGCCGGGGAGCTGGAGGCGCTGACGTCCCAGGCGCTGGCCGCGCTGGGCGAGGGCGCGCCGCAGGTGTTCAACACGAGCCCGCTGGACCGCGCCGAAGTGGTGCGGACCCCGGACGGCGGCCTGACGTACACCGAGGTGCCCGGCAGCGGCAGTGCCGCGCTCGGGACGGGCACGGCTCCCCGGCAGGTCACGACGACGGACCGGGTGCTCGACAACGGCCTGGTGCGCGTCGAGTTCGCGCCCGACGGCACACTCGCCTCCGTACGTGACCTGGTGGCGGGCCGCGAGGTGCTGGCCGGGCCCGGCAATCTGCTGCGGCTGCACAGCGACCTGCC is a genomic window containing:
- a CDS encoding alpha-mannosidase, with amino-acid sequence MHDERRRIEERVERILEQRIRPAVHTDAVPFVIEAWEAPGEPVPFEEAAAQSYEPFVTGTPWGPPWGTTWFRVRGEVPARWAGRRVESVFDLGFVGDWPGNQAEALVHTVDGTPLKAVNPQNQYVPVAHPAAGGERVDYLIEAASNPDILANDFRGPTPLGDPATAGRAPLYTFARADLAVLDENVWHLSLDLQVLRELMLELGDHEPRRHEIMHALDRALDALDLDDIPGSSADVRELLRPVLARPAHASAHTMSAVGHAHIDSAWLWPIRETKRKASRTFSNVTALAEEYEEFVFACSQAQQYAWVRENYPRVWERIKKAVADGQWAPVGGMWVESDGNLPGGEAIARQLVHGKRFFMEHFGIETKGVWLPDSFGYNAAYPQLAKLAGNEWFLTQKLSWNQTNKLPHHTFWWEGIDGSRIFTHFPPVDTYNAEFSGKEMAHAVRNYQDKGGGTRSLAPFGHGDGGGGPTREMMERARRLADLEGSAKVRVEHPDAFFEAARAEYPDAPVWSGELYLELHRATYTSQARTKQGNRRSEHRLREAELWATAAALRVPGYDYPHEWLDRLWKTVLLHQFHDILPGSSIAWVHREAEAEYARVAGELEALTSQALAALGEGAPQVFNTSPLDRAEVVRTPDGGLTYTEVPGSGSAALGTGTAPRQVTTTDRVLDNGLVRVEFAPDGTLASVRDLVAGREVLAGPGNLLRLHSDLPNYWDAWDIDKHYRNRFTDLLDAESVTVVESGPLLGAVRIERAFGKGSRITQTVTVRAGSRRIDVETDIDWHEAEKILKAAFPVDVRADRSTAEIQFGHVHRPTHTNTSWEAARFEVYGHRWVHVAEPGYGVAVINDSTYGHDVSRTTREDGGTTTTVRLSLVRAPRVPDPEADQGRHRFTYALLPGATVQDAIAEGYALNLPLRVAEAGPVAPLVTSDNPAVTVEAVKLADDRSGDVVVRLYESLGGRAHATLRTGFALAGAQVNDLLERPLADEAVSCDGDTVTLTLRPFQILTLRLARA